In one window of Acanthochromis polyacanthus isolate Apoly-LR-REF ecotype Palm Island chromosome 8, KAUST_Apoly_ChrSc, whole genome shotgun sequence DNA:
- the LOC127535259 gene encoding probable serine/threonine-protein kinase roco11 — translation MLQPTTQTDTQSWTERGGEAGQRWAASMEAPIDLYRHFSWLRKGSHCSKYNCNKYSKNYEYNNYNNYSSYYNCSYNSNYKYNNCNKYSKYHNYYMTTTTASSTTTTTTSIATTPTTTTTSTTTTASTTTATTTITAATTIITRTTTCTSTVDNCYNYKYCNYNNKYNNYHKNKYDYYDEYSNYNSNYKNYPNYKYNYCKECTNYNNDYEYKNNNY, via the exons ATGCTGCAgccaacaacacaaacagacacacaaagctggacggagagaggaggagaggccGGGCAGCGATGGGCAGCAAGCATGGAGGCTCCCATTGACTTGTACAGACACTTCTCATGGCTCAGAAAG GGAAGTCACTGCTCCAAGTACAACTGTAACAAGTACAGCAAAAACTACGAGTACAATAACTACAACAACTATAGCAGCTACTACAACTGCAGCTACAACAGCAACTACAAATATAACAACTGTAACAAGTACAGCAAATACCACAACTACTACATGACAACTACCACAGCAAGTTCAACAACTACTACAACTACTAGTATAGCTACAACACCAACTACTACTACAACAAGTACAACTACCACGGCTAGTACAACTACTGCAACGACAACTATAACAGCAGCTACAACCATAATAACAAGGACGACAACATGTACAAGTACAGTCGACAACTGCTACAACTACAAGTACTGCAACTACAATAACAAGTACAACAACTACCACAAGAACAAGTATGACTACTACGATGAGTACAGCAACTACAATAGCAACTACAAGAACTACCCCAACTACAAGTACAACTACTGCAAGGAGTGCACCAACTACAACAACGACTACGagtataaaaacaacaactactaG